A single Pseudosulfitobacter pseudonitzschiae DNA region contains:
- a CDS encoding TRAP transporter large permease: MPFLSALTDLSSLGIELGTLVMFGLLLFLLLTGMPLALVTLLVALLFALGWFGPASVPLITSRVYSFVSSFVFVSVPMFVLMAAILDRSGIARDLFDAMKLVAGRVRGGVAVQTIFVAVILAAMSGIIGGEIVLLGLVALPQMLRQGYNRRLAIGVVCAGGSLGTMVPPSIVLIIYGLTANVSVGELFTASFVPGFMLAGFYVTYVLFRSYTDPAAAPTPVVEKMPARERLALIRGLILPMLVVFFVLGSIYGGIASVTEASAVGVAGVILSTILRREFSFAMLIDAAKHTLTTVGMIVWIGIGASALVGVYNLMGGIDFISSLIAGVSDNPTIIVLTMMLILFLLGMFLDWVGIALLTMPIFVPVIRDLGLDPIWFGVLFAMNMQVSFLTPPFGPAAFYLKSVTPPEISLGEIFRSLVPFICLQVLAVGLLIVFPQIAVY, encoded by the coding sequence ATGCCATTCCTTTCCGCACTGACCGACCTGAGCAGCCTTGGCATCGAGTTGGGCACGCTGGTGATGTTCGGGCTGTTGTTGTTTCTGCTGCTGACAGGGATGCCGCTGGCGCTGGTCACACTTCTGGTCGCGTTGCTGTTCGCGCTTGGCTGGTTTGGCCCCGCTTCGGTGCCGCTGATTACCAGTCGCGTTTATTCCTTTGTCTCTTCCTTTGTTTTTGTCTCGGTTCCGATGTTTGTGCTGATGGCCGCAATCCTTGACCGGTCGGGTATTGCGCGCGATCTGTTTGACGCGATGAAACTGGTCGCGGGCCGTGTGCGCGGAGGCGTGGCTGTGCAGACGATCTTTGTCGCGGTTATCCTTGCCGCGATGAGCGGTATCATCGGCGGTGAAATTGTTCTGCTGGGTCTTGTCGCGCTGCCGCAGATGTTGCGGCAGGGGTATAACCGGCGGCTGGCGATCGGTGTGGTTTGCGCCGGTGGATCGCTGGGCACGATGGTGCCGCCGTCGATTGTTCTTATCATTTACGGGCTGACGGCGAATGTCTCGGTCGGAGAGCTTTTTACCGCGTCCTTTGTACCGGGTTTTATGCTGGCGGGTTTCTATGTGACCTATGTTTTGTTCCGCTCGTACACCGATCCTGCTGCTGCTCCAACGCCGGTGGTCGAGAAGATGCCCGCCCGCGAACGGCTGGCCCTGATCCGTGGACTGATCCTGCCGATGCTGGTGGTTTTCTTTGTGCTGGGGTCGATCTACGGGGGTATCGCATCGGTCACCGAAGCCTCTGCCGTAGGCGTCGCCGGAGTGATCCTGTCGACCATACTGCGGCGCGAATTCAGCTTTGCCATGCTGATCGACGCGGCCAAGCATACGCTGACCACTGTCGGCATGATCGTCTGGATCGGTATTGGCGCCAGTGCGTTGGTGGGTGTTTACAACCTGATGGGCGGCATCGACTTCATTTCGTCGCTGATTGCGGGCGTGTCCGACAACCCGACGATCATTGTGTTGACGATGATGCTGATCCTGTTCCTGCTGGGTATGTTTCTGGACTGGGTCGGAATTGCGCTGTTGACCATGCCGATTTTTGTGCCGGTGATCCGCGATCTGGGGCTTGATCCGATCTGGTTCGGCGTTCTTTTTGCGATGAACATGCAGGTGTCGTTCCTGACACCGCCCTTTGGTCCCGCCGCGTTCTATCTGAAAAGTGTGACACCGCCCGAGATTTCGCTGGGCGAAATCTTCCGATCCCTTGTGCCGTTTATCTGTTTGCAGGTGCTGGCAGTGGGGCTGCTGATCGTATTCCCGCAAATCGCGGTCTATTAG
- a CDS encoding TRAP transporter small permease subunit, whose protein sequence is MAQRENIAPEAIPAAMAERGRPLPQAGRLGRIIDRISTIFAAGMLLAMATLVLEVVMRYFFNAPTTWAHETSMFLSAITFIFGGLLCVCRNSHIRVVLIYDLVKGRARQMLDVVISLVCAFSTGFFAWAAWRMVKKAIYRPSGDLYLETSGSAWNSPAPALVKIFLFCVLIVMCCQFLVLAFNYLRAARAHRKTGN, encoded by the coding sequence ATGGCGCAACGTGAAAACATCGCCCCCGAGGCGATCCCCGCTGCGATGGCCGAACGCGGGCGGCCCTTGCCTCAGGCGGGGCGGCTTGGTCGGATCATCGACCGCATTTCTACGATCTTCGCTGCCGGAATGTTGCTGGCCATGGCGACGCTCGTGCTTGAGGTGGTCATGCGTTACTTTTTCAACGCACCCACGACATGGGCACATGAAACTTCCATGTTTCTCAGCGCGATCACCTTTATCTTTGGTGGGTTGCTGTGCGTTTGTCGCAATTCCCATATCCGCGTCGTGCTGATTTACGATCTGGTAAAGGGGCGCGCGCGGCAAATGCTGGATGTGGTGATTTCGCTGGTTTGCGCCTTCTCCACCGGCTTTTTTGCGTGGGCCGCGTGGCGGATGGTTAAAAAGGCGATCTACCGGCCTTCGGGTGATCTGTACCTTGAAACCAGCGGCAGCGCGTGGAATTCGCCCGCGCCCGCATTGGTCAAGATCTTCCTCTTTTGCGTTCTTATCGTGATGTGCTGCCAGTTTCTGGTGCTGGCCTTCAACTATTTGCGGGCTGCACGCGCGCACAGAAAGACAGGTAACTGA